In the genome of Phragmites australis chromosome 9, lpPhrAust1.1, whole genome shotgun sequence, the window TCTTGCTGAAATAACAGGCCCAACAGTTCTGAACCTGATACTGCCGACCTTATGCGAAAATCTAGCCCAAATCACTATAGATCAGGTTCTACATGCATGTGCATTCTGTATGCAAGACAGGCTTTGCGGCGCATACGTGATCAAAAGGATCGTAATCGGTCGGAACAAAACACTTTAGGCTGCGCCAAGTAAGATGCCTCCTGCAGTGGGCCTacttccttcttttctttacCTGCCACAGACAGCCCAATGGCTTTCCTGTGCCGAGAGATTCCACCACATTGCATCCGGCATTTCATAGCTGCACCAGGGGAAGGGGTACGCCCTGGAGAACATTGTAAAGTTGCAAGAGACGACAGCAAAATCCTTTATTCGTGTGGTTCCTTTTCTGCAATGACTCAATCATAGCGTGATCAGTGTGTGCTGGCTTTAAATCTTAGGTAAGCCCTACTTGTATCAAAGTATATATCCTAGTATACATTTCACTCGATCAGCACAGCAttaccatctctctctctctctctctctctctctctctctctctctctctctctctctctctctctctctctctcttagggAAAGCACAGCATTACCATTTGTGCACATCTGCTTTGTTAGCGTCAACTTTTGTTATTTCCCTTGGTCCAGATCAGTAGACCACGACGTGTGCATACATTAGTTTCCTAGTAGTCACTCACATAAATTATTGTTAACCTTCTTTCACGAGTGTAGATCTAATGAAGTTTGGCATCGCGATGGCTTATAGGCTACATCCCATTATTTCATTTTACTACttcatatattattatataaCAACATTTTACTGCATGTTCTGGAGTCGTAGCAGtaaaatcttttctttttcttattttttttcagttGTAGCAGTAAAATCTCACTAGCATTAAGATGCTTCTGTAATAATCCCAATCGAGCAAGTTAAATGTTCCACATCATATCGAGCAAGTTAATCTCAATCAATCATGGATAGAAGAGGtgatattatttatatatatatatatataggaaaactagtatgtactcctgggtgtatgtactcccacctctcatactcctaggagtatagaataggtgtcctatatatatatatatatatatatacacgcacACACATGGGCGGAACTATGATTTGATCACATCCAGACTGAACTTTAACAGTAATGTCTAAATATTACCCTAGGTTGGCCCTTTACTACCTGAGCTATACCTTAGTAAAATTCCTACACCCCAGATTGAAGTCCACCTTGCCATGGCTTAGTTCGGCCCCTGTATACACACACGAAGTCTTCCTACTTCTGATGAGTGATGTCTTGACAGTTGACGCAGCACCACAAAACGTGCAATCAATTCCAGTTTTGAAGTACGATGTCGCAATTTTCAACATGCCTGGAGGAGGAAGCTTAAGCTTGTCCTGCAGGGCAACTAAGCACTTGATTTGGATTAATTACAGACACGTCCTTCTAATTAATCGGTTCGTATATCAATTTGGTACGAGCTCGACATTCGTACTCGAGCAAGGCATACAATTTCATTTCACGTTAAAATAAGATACTTGGTCTTATTGGTCTATGTGTACGTTTACATGCATCTCTCAGATAGCATTTACAAGTACAACTTATATATACACACCATTTGCCTgaacaaaaagaagagaaggaagaaatgAAAAGTCACACACCACTGTTAAATCCTCTCACTATGACAGTATACATATCTCTGTCAAATGTTACAGCTCAACTACACTCCTACACTATATCATAAGTTGACGCACTGAATTTTGTCGTACTTTGCAATATAATCAATCTCATCCTTGTACAAAAGTTATTTTATGCTTATTAGTTGACCACTTGACATGTCATCCTTTCATTGCCAaagagcatatatatatatatatgcgctaCTTCTTGAAGTGGTATACAGTCATTTTCTGATAGAGGCATACTATCTCCCGATCAATTGAGGCCTAAAGCTCCCTTGCTACGTCCGATCTCAATAATCTAAAATAATTAAGCTAGTGGCCAGAAATTATCCACAGACCAATAGAATTAGATATCGGGTCATGTAACCAACCAGTTCCTGCCACGACGACACCCCAACACCCACCAAATTTCCAATGCGCATTTCCAAGCTTCCAACCGACATGATGCACACACGTACTAGCTAGGCAAGTGAGCTACTCGTGAATTGACAACTGTAGCAGGCAggtatttcaaatttattttataatatttttatttatcgttgaaaaaataaaaattgagaaATTTCACCGTAATTTTAgtcatttttttctttgctatgTAAGTCTCACGCAACAGTGAAAGTAGATTTTATAATTAGATGTTTTGTTCTCCTCCGAAATTTATGAAATATAGACGAAATTTGAATCCCTGTGGTAGCATGTGGCAGCTGCTTGACCTTGAGAATAAACTGTGCGTGGCCACTGACCAATCTCCCAAGAACGAGTGTAGTTTTACCATGCATGGAATTATGATTAGGCGCATCCGCTAAAAAAAGCGGCAATTATAAATAAAACATGAGAGGCGACGGTGTATAtatcttagaatttttttagaatacGTGTAAGACCTACACTCAACACATCTGCCAGTATATCTTGGATTTTAAGAAGGGTAGGTATTGAACTTGTACCCATAACCTCGACCACTACGGTCTATGACAGATGATTAAGGATAAATATCTAGAGGACTTTATTTGTATGCTGTGGGGGGAGGCTTAGCATTTGCCTTGCAAGACACTCCACGGCGACCTCGTATCCGAAGCTCCCAGCTTCCTCTCCGGTCGTGGAACGTCTTGCGAATCCATCGGGTTGCCCCGTCTCCACTCCACCTGCTCCAGCTCCGCTAGCTGCTCGCGCGAACGCACGCATGACGTCCTCCAAAGTTTCCCTTTAGCTACGACGTCGTCGTGCTGCAGGTGATCACGAAGGCCTCAGAACATCGTAACTGAACCATCTAATATAATGGACCTGTCAGACATGTCATTGTCTTTTGGCGTCAAATTATGCATTATTCATCAGCTGaagcatgcatatatacatacctCTCTCTCTAAGGATATATATTGTTTTTCATGAAAGTATTAGGTCCCTGATAATTTGTAAGGACGGATGATGCCCTAAACGAGAGCTAGGGTGTGAATTAGAGTTTTAAAAACTACACGGCTTAAATTAATaagataaatttaaataattttttaaaatatgctTTAAGTTTATCTAACGTGACTACTCTATCATAATAAAGTTTTACATCATATGTTTCAATCCTAGCAACTAAACATGCAATTCTTGGAAAAGTAAATGCGGAAGATAAAGCAGTGCAATATTGTCAGATAtataactatagggtatatacgcataaagaATGCACCACATATGGACATGATACATCGCGCATATACTTAACAACTCTAGATATTGTGAAACCGAATCTGTGGTACTTAATACATCCGAAAATCTAGAAGTTGTATACTAGAAATatctagattggttacccaactcgagtactAGTATCTTGGCCGGATCTATCTGTTTTGTCTTAGCggatgtagcgaaaatgatcctattaggttatgattgtaattttagtgattaatgataatatagtcaatgagactaatatgtttatcaagcatatgctttagtagatctcatggatgcaatatatgaacaAACCACCGCAGTCAGGACAAAGATTGGCTAGATTGGAaaagtctcaggaagatttgcctcaccggatagtctaatGCTCAACGTGTTGCACTCACTAGAGCATTTCCTGCAAAGAAGGTTATAGCTGTTGAAGACTAAAGAGCAAcccaccggattgtccggtgattaGCTTGTGCGTACCGGAGgatcacaccggagcatttctaccAGAGAGGTTGCAGCTATTGAAGCAGATTAATGAACtgatcagatagtccggtgatcacagagaaagttacatcggagtatttccaagggaaaaaagagaagatcCAACTgctcggatagtccggtgataaggAAGAACAACACATTGGAACCTTTCTTGCAGAGACGATTCCGAGTGCTGAAGTATGAAGAACAACTGACCGAACAGTCCGGTGTGAAGAGTCTTATGCACCAGTTGCTTGCAATTATCGTATCATACGATGTCTGACCATATCATGTGGTGACCAGGTTTCTAGGGGGACTTGTCTAATTTGATCTTTTTTAAGTCCCGAGCTTCGTGGTTTCTCTTCCTTGATGTCTTGGATCTTCATTCTAGTCTATTAGAGCTAGCCAACCAATGTGTATCACCTACTTAGGTAACTAACCTAAAGACATCATATCAAGCTACTAAACATAAACCTCTCTTTATATCATGaccaaagaaaataaacttATCAACACAAGTGATACTCCCAATATCATGATTACTTATCTAAACAatatattcttatatttttatGAAGCTCTTCTTTGACCCTGATGGTCATCACTTTGAGATGTTTGGAACCTAATTTCATCATATAGCATCCATAAAACTATGCCTTGTATATTAGCAAACAATATTAGTTCCATCAACTATTAGTATTAATCACAAAAACAAATTGACCTAAGGTTAGAGCCTTTGATCTTTCATAATTAGCAAAACCTTTCGAGACAATTGTACCTTCCCTTCCCTGCACGGAAAGCTACACAGAATATTTGTCCCAAAATCCAAACATGAGTGTCTGGTTGTCAGATACCTCACCGATATGTACTCATCTCGTCCCATATTTCCACACATGTGTTCGTTATGTATGGTATACTCCGATGGTTTCATTGGTGAAGGGAGAATTTCTAATCCAGCCAACCAACAGGTTccagttttagatattttcatCTGCAGCATCTGCAGGGCCTCGCCAGTCAccactcaccactcaccagcCAGTACAGAGAAGAGAATATATGCAGGCGATGCGTGACGCAGCTGCTCTGAACACGGGCGAAAGTACGAAGCTCAACGCCTCAACCACCTGGCATGATCGCATTCACGCATACTTCCCATATTGGCAGTTCCAAATGCGTGCATGGTGCTATTTTTGGTGCACGCACATGTACCAAAACAAGTTGCAACTGATCAGATGATCGATCGGCATGGAGTTAGGTCAGTATGTGCTCTGCCGGACTGCAGCAACTAGCAGGGCAGACACGCAAGGGAAATTTTCATAATGTCGTGTGCATTCATTTTCTGTCTGTCTTAACTATATAGTTACGTTAAGCTTTATATTAAAGGGTTAGAAAAAGTATAAAGTAGATGAAAGAATTAATAGATAAATGAGATGGATGAACAATAGAAATAGAGAATGCGTGCGCCACGTTGTGGAGTTGTATTACCCACACTAGCACTGACCTATCACCTGATCCGGGACTGCGACCCGGTTGGGGGCCGCCGCAGAGGATACGGGCGCCAGCCGGCCCTGGTTTCCTTCTCACGTATACAGAAAATCCTGCGAGGCCTATACGTGAGGAGCAAGCAACTGTATCCTTGTGTGTGTCTTGTGCAAACACTTGATCAAACAacataaaaggaaagaaaagctAGGCTGTATCTCTTGTTGCTCATCCTGCATGCCGTGCTTTCCCTTTATagtgctagctagctagctagcagccTAGCTAGTGCATGCCTCTCTCGATCGATGATCGTAGTGGGAAGCCATAGCGAAAAGTTGCATCTGCATGCGTGATGTGATACGCTGTTTGTACCGGCTGGAGATGGAGAAATCACTGAGAGTAGTGTACGGTGGTGTGTGATCGCTGGTAGCTTTTAACAGGGACAAGCTAGCTAGCGGcttccttcttctctctctctctcccggtTCTCTTTCCTTGACCAACCccctttgtttgtttttccctcTCCGATTTcagtctctctttctctctccacaCCTCTCTAGATGTAGCCCAGCCTATGGCCTTCGTCTTCTTTTAACCCTGCATTCCTTTCCAGCCAGACGGTCTTAGCTTTGCCTGTCATGGGGGTGGTCTGCTAGTATCGTGCAGAGGCGTAGTGCTTACGGAGAGAGGCGTCATATATAGCCGCCTCTCGCGAGGAGGCGAGATCGAGCGAGGAGGATGACGTGGTGCAACGGTTTCAACGACGTCCGCGCCCTCGTGGACAACGGCCTGTCCCCGGCCGTCGCCGTGGCCGCTGCGGGcaagaaggcggcggcggcgtcgctcGCCGTCCTGGTCAAGATGTGCCCGTCGTGTGGGCACCGCGCGCAGTATGAACAGGTACCGTCAGTGCGCATGCGCGTGAACGCACGTTCGTCTTCTTAGTTCTTCTATCTTCCTATGCATGTCGCAGCTTAGAAGCCGAGCATGCATCAACATGTAAATCTAACAGACTCGGGCTAAGACTTActcttgaaaaaaattataaacgaAATTGGAATCCCTGCTGATATGCACGTATCAAACTGATTTCAGGGGACCACCACGATCCAGGACTTGCCGGGCCTGCCGGCCGGTGTGAAGTTCGATCCGACGGACCAGGAGCTTCTGGAGCACTTGGAGGGCAAGGCGAGGCCGGACTACCGGAAGCTCCACCCCCTCGTCGACGAGTTCATCCCCACCATCGAGGGCGAGAACGGCATCTGCTACACGCATCCCGAGAGGCTTCCCGGTACGCACGTGTGCATGGCGTGCCTATCGATGTGGGAGTGTTGTGTACGTGACTCCACGTATATATCTATCGGCTTGGTGAATATTGTTTCAGGTTTGAGCAAGGACGGGCTGGTCCGGCACTTCTTCCACCGGCCGTCGAAGGCGTACACGACGGGGACGAGGAAGCGGCGGAAGGTGCACAGCGAAGACGAGGACGGCGGCGAGACGCGGTGGCACAAGACCGGCAAGACGAGGCCGGTGCTGTCCAACGGCAGGCCCCGTGGGTACAAGAAGATCCTGGTGCTCTACACCAACTACGGCAAGCAGCGCAAGCCCGAGAAGACCAATTGGGTGATGCACCAGTACCACCTCGgctccgacgaggaggagcgcgaCGGCGAGCTCGTCGTCTCCAAGGTCTTCTTCCAGACGCAGCCCAGGCAGTGCGGCTCGACCGCGGCTAAGGAgcccgccctcgccgccgctaaCAACAATGCACTTGCCGGCCATCAGGGTGGTGGCATTCTGAGAGGAGCAAGCGCTGTAGATCAGTTCTACAATCCAGCAATGATACGGTATGGCCAGGGGATCCCAAGTAACGGggcatctgctgctgctgctgctcacttCATGCCAAACTTTGCAGTTCATGCAGGAAGGGCTAGCTATGGCCCCTGAATGAATCAATAATTCAAGACAAAAGATTATACTAAAAACTACCAATTCATGGGTTAATTAGGGGTGGATCAGGTCTCATCAGGGTGACAGGGGCACTATCCGTGGCCTGAAAACGACAGCTCAAGTGAAGATATTACATGTTGTGGGTATAGGAGTATCGTGCTCGTTGTACTCTAACCTGACATTCATTTatggatatatttttttttgttaagctGCAGTTGTTCCGTCGTATTGTTCGAATGCTCAGATCATTCAATTTTTAATAAAGTGGAAAAACCAGCATTCTTCGTAGCCAAGCTAATCAAAGACGAGGCAAGCTCTAGGGATTTTGCAGGGGCGCGACACTTGGGCCACCTTACGCGGAGAGAATAGAGCTTGTTGTGCCTAGCCTCGGCAAATCCATTTTTCTTGTTTCTATTAtgttctgtttctttttttaccCTTCGGTTACTCCTCCTTATTAATATAATCATCAGCTCCCTGCCAATTCGTTTCAAAATTTGTTCAAGACTTCAAGTAGTTTGAAATTTCGGATGGTTCGGTCTTACCAGTCCTCTGTATCTACAAGACAGGTGGCATTTCCTGATGTGCTGATTTCATAACTACAGAAACGCCAAGTCGCCAACACTGTGTGATTTTAGCTCTTCAAACACAGTTCCTAACTGCAAACACATACAAGTACTTGCCAATGGTGCACGCTTAAACGAACTGCACCACTGAAAAAACGCACAAACCAAAGTTTCACACTAAGTTACATGCATTGTTTCACATCCATCTAGATCGTGTCACCAACGTTCAATGCTACAGAATAGTCTAGCACGCATAAAGAGTAACAGAACATAGTATTGCCGAGGAACAACTACTTGCCGGCGACATGCTTTTCATATACGGCAACAATGTCCTTCTTGTTTGGATTCTTCAATTGAAGCAGTTGAGCACCAAAACCGTGCTTCGTGAGCTCCTGCTTCAGTTTCTGCACAGTGAACTTTGTATAGTCTTCGGTCTCTGTTCCTTGTTGGCTCCCGTTGTAACTAT includes:
- the LOC133929412 gene encoding NAC domain-containing protein 73-like; this translates as MTWCNGFNDVRALVDNGLSPAVAVAAAGKKAAAASLAVLVKMCPSCGHRAQYEQGTTTIQDLPGLPAGVKFDPTDQELLEHLEGKARPDYRKLHPLVDEFIPTIEGENGICYTHPERLPGLSKDGLVRHFFHRPSKAYTTGTRKRRKVHSEDEDGGETRWHKTGKTRPVLSNGRPRGYKKILVLYTNYGKQRKPEKTNWVMHQYHLGSDEEERDGELVVSKVFFQTQPRQCGSTAAKEPALAAANNNALAGHQGGGILRGASAVDQFYNPAMIRYGQGIPSNGASAAAAAHFMPNFAVHAGRASYGP